One genomic segment of Burkholderia multivorans ATCC BAA-247 includes these proteins:
- a CDS encoding AraC family transcriptional regulator codes for MMHPDLEVVDVRRDESFKVWSHGYPYRTIRWHFHPEFELHLIVATRGKYFVGDHIGSFEPGHLVLLGPNLPHNWVSDMAEGETVERRNLVIQFDQSFVDRCMNAFPECRDAQTLLDEARRGVGFDEATSAAIAPLFDELLGARGMRRIALFMTILERLCAAAERTLLASPAYDQTHVTPTRLSHALSYIGKNLASDLRESDLAQLTGQSVSAFSRAFHRHTGMPFVQYVNRLRIEAACQMLLDERANITDICFQAGFNNVSNFNRQFRAVKGMAPSEFRALQRLNARSRELALHAAPTGNPMPPRVVTPGAPGFAAHPG; via the coding sequence ATGATGCACCCCGATCTGGAAGTGGTCGACGTGCGACGCGACGAGTCGTTCAAGGTGTGGTCGCACGGTTATCCGTATCGCACGATCCGCTGGCATTTCCATCCCGAATTCGAACTGCACCTGATCGTCGCGACGCGCGGCAAGTATTTCGTCGGCGATCACATCGGCTCCTTCGAGCCCGGTCATCTCGTGCTGCTCGGCCCGAACCTGCCGCACAACTGGGTCAGCGACATGGCCGAAGGCGAAACCGTCGAGCGCCGCAATCTGGTGATCCAGTTCGACCAGTCGTTCGTGGACCGCTGCATGAACGCGTTTCCCGAATGCCGCGACGCGCAGACGCTGCTCGACGAAGCGCGGCGCGGCGTCGGCTTCGACGAGGCGACGAGCGCCGCGATCGCGCCGCTGTTCGACGAACTGCTGGGCGCGCGCGGAATGCGCCGCATCGCGCTGTTCATGACGATCCTCGAGCGGCTCTGCGCGGCGGCCGAGCGCACGCTGCTCGCGAGCCCCGCCTACGACCAGACGCACGTGACGCCGACGCGCCTGAGCCACGCGCTGTCGTATATCGGCAAGAACCTCGCATCGGACCTGCGCGAATCCGATCTCGCCCAGCTGACCGGGCAGAGCGTCAGCGCGTTCTCGCGCGCGTTCCATCGCCACACCGGCATGCCGTTCGTCCAGTACGTGAACCGGCTGCGGATCGAGGCCGCGTGCCAGATGCTGCTCGACGAGCGCGCGAACATCACCGACATCTGCTTCCAGGCCGGCTTCAACAACGTGTCGAACTTCAACCGCCAGTTCCGCGCGGTGAAGGGGATGGCGCCGTCCGAATTCCGCGCGCTGCAGCGGCTGAACGCGCGCAGCCGCGAACTCGCGCTGCATGCGGCGCCGACCGGCAATCCGATGCCGCCGCGCGTCGTCACGCCGGGCGCGCCCGGTTTCGCCGCGCACCCCGGATGA
- a CDS encoding ABC transporter substrate-binding protein — translation MMQPSFASPFGRTVRVAAVAALAVAAVLPAAAQAAPLRIGMTFQELNNPYFVTMQKALNEAAASIGAQVVVTDAHHDVTKQVSDVEDMLQKKIDILLVNPTDSTGIQSAITQAKKAGAVVVAVDANANGPVDSFVGSKNYDAGVMSCDYLAKAIGGSGEVAILDGIPVVPILERVRGCKAGLAKYPNVKLVDTQNGKQERATALSVTENMISAHPKLKGIFSVNDGGSMGALAAIESSGKDIKLTSVDGAPEAIAAIQKPNSKFIETTAQFPADQVRIALGIAIARKWGATVPKAIPVDVKVVDRGNAKGFSW, via the coding sequence ATGATGCAACCCTCGTTTGCTTCACCGTTCGGCCGCACCGTTCGCGTCGCGGCTGTCGCGGCGCTCGCCGTCGCGGCCGTGCTGCCCGCCGCCGCGCAGGCGGCGCCGCTGCGGATCGGCATGACCTTCCAGGAGTTGAACAACCCGTACTTCGTGACGATGCAAAAGGCGCTGAACGAGGCGGCGGCGTCGATCGGCGCGCAGGTCGTCGTCACGGACGCGCACCACGACGTGACCAAGCAGGTCAGCGACGTCGAGGACATGCTGCAGAAGAAGATCGACATCCTGCTCGTCAATCCGACCGATTCGACCGGCATCCAGTCCGCGATCACGCAGGCGAAGAAGGCCGGTGCGGTCGTCGTGGCCGTCGACGCGAATGCGAACGGCCCCGTCGATTCGTTCGTCGGCTCGAAGAACTACGACGCCGGCGTGATGTCGTGCGACTACCTCGCGAAAGCGATCGGCGGCAGCGGCGAGGTCGCGATCCTCGACGGGATTCCGGTCGTGCCGATCCTCGAGCGCGTGCGCGGCTGCAAGGCCGGGCTCGCGAAATATCCGAACGTGAAGCTCGTCGACACGCAGAACGGCAAGCAGGAGCGCGCCACCGCGCTATCGGTGACCGAGAACATGATCTCCGCGCATCCGAAGCTGAAGGGCATCTTCAGCGTGAACGACGGCGGTTCGATGGGCGCGCTTGCCGCGATCGAGAGTTCCGGCAAGGACATCAAGCTGACGAGCGTCGACGGTGCACCGGAGGCCATCGCCGCGATCCAGAAGCCGAACTCGAAGTTCATCGAGACGACCGCGCAGTTCCCGGCCGACCAGGTGCGCATCGCGCTTGGCATCGCGATTGCGCGCAAGTGGGGCGCGACGGTGCCGAAGGCGATTCCGGTCGACGTGAAGGTCGTCGACCGCGGCAACGCGAAGGGCTTCAGCTGGTGA